Proteins from a genomic interval of Quercus robur chromosome 9, dhQueRobu3.1, whole genome shotgun sequence:
- the LOC126699483 gene encoding heavy metal-associated isoprenylated plant protein 39-like codes for MKKVIVKLGLEENHKSKQKAMKAVSGLSGVDSISMDMKDKKLTVTGDIDPVDVVNKLRKLCSTEIVSVGPAKEEKKKEEPKKEEPKKDDKKKDAKEEPIVYPILYSPYMPYYVRSVEEDPNACVIC; via the exons ATGAAG AAAGTGATTGTGAAATTGGGATTAGAGGAAAATCACAAATCAAAGCAGAAGGCTATGAAGGCAGTCTCTGGTCTTTCAG GGGTTGATTCAATCTCCATGGACATGAAGGACAAGAAGTTGACCGTGACCGGTGATATAGATCCAGTTGATGTAGTGAACAAGTTGAGGAAGCTTTGCAGCACAGAGATAGTCTCTGTTGGACCagcaaaagaagagaagaagaaagaagagcctAAGAAAGAAGAGCCAAAGAAGGatgacaaaaagaaagatgcTAAGGAGGAACCAATTGTCTATCCTATTCTCTATAGTCCTTACATGCCGTACTATGTTAGAAGCGTAGAGGAGGATCCAAATGCTTGTGTGATTTGCTAG